Proteins co-encoded in one Cytophaga hutchinsonii ATCC 33406 genomic window:
- a CDS encoding dihydroorotase gives MGTIVIRSAEIVDSTSELNGKIRSILIENGIIKKISDKELSADTVIEAKGMKVSLGWMDMRVTTGDPGHEYKEDLNSACNAAMQGGFTAIAVLPNTTPPMQSKESVEYVKGKTREKLVDVYPIAALTLNNKGEELTEILDMNASGAIAFSDGVKPIWHSDLLLRALLYMQPINAQLIVHAEDKYLSHGGQMNEGKTSTMLGLKGIPKLSEQIMVDRDLSILEYTGGKIHFAHISSPKSLELIKEAKKKGLNVTCDIASYQLALDDTMLSSFDSNLKVNPPLRSKRDIDVFWKYINDGTVDVIVSDHIPQDTECKQLEFDQADFGMIGLETMFSVVNTYNTKIELAKIIEKITVAPRAVLNINVPQLKEGAKANLTVFDTEKEWILSAADLRSKSVNTPFIGKKMKGRAVAVINNNQLTYVR, from the coding sequence ATGGGGACTATTGTTATACGTTCTGCTGAAATAGTTGATTCGACCTCCGAGTTGAATGGGAAAATCCGTTCCATATTGATTGAAAATGGAATCATAAAAAAAATAAGTGACAAGGAATTGTCTGCCGATACAGTTATTGAAGCTAAAGGAATGAAAGTTTCCCTGGGGTGGATGGATATGCGGGTAACGACAGGCGATCCCGGCCATGAATACAAAGAAGATCTGAACTCTGCTTGCAATGCGGCTATGCAGGGCGGTTTTACGGCCATTGCAGTGTTGCCGAATACAACTCCGCCCATGCAATCAAAAGAATCTGTAGAATATGTAAAAGGGAAGACCCGCGAAAAACTGGTGGATGTTTATCCGATTGCGGCTTTAACCCTGAATAATAAAGGCGAAGAGCTGACGGAGATATTAGATATGAATGCCTCTGGTGCTATTGCCTTTTCAGATGGTGTAAAACCGATCTGGCATTCAGATTTATTGTTACGTGCGTTACTCTACATGCAGCCGATCAATGCACAACTGATTGTACATGCAGAAGACAAATACCTGAGCCACGGCGGACAAATGAATGAAGGGAAAACAAGTACAATGCTGGGCTTGAAAGGAATTCCCAAACTGTCTGAACAGATTATGGTAGATCGTGACCTGTCTATTCTTGAATACACGGGAGGTAAAATTCATTTTGCACATATTTCAAGCCCCAAATCGTTGGAGCTGATAAAAGAAGCTAAGAAAAAAGGATTGAATGTTACGTGTGATATCGCTTCTTATCAGCTGGCGCTGGATGATACGATGCTTTCTTCTTTTGATTCAAATTTAAAAGTAAATCCTCCGCTGCGTTCCAAGCGTGATATTGATGTGTTCTGGAAATACATTAATGACGGAACCGTTGACGTAATTGTTTCAGATCATATTCCGCAGGATACAGAATGCAAGCAACTGGAATTTGACCAGGCAGACTTTGGTATGATTGGTCTGGAAACCATGTTCAGCGTAGTGAATACGTACAACACAAAGATTGAACTGGCAAAGATAATTGAAAAAATCACTGTTGCACCACGTGCAGTTTTAAATATTAACGTGCCTCAGCTTAAGGAAGGTGCTAAAGCAAACCTTACTGTTTTTGATACGGAAAAGGAATGGATACTAAGTGCAGCTGATTTACGTTCTAAGTCGGTAAACACGCCTTTTATTGGTAAGAAAATGAAGGGCAGAGCTGTGGCTGTTATTAATAACAATCAATTGACCTACGTAAGGTAA
- a CDS encoding BatA domain-containing protein: MTFLNPFFLFGLLAIAIPIALHLFDLQRPKKMIFTNVAFLREIIQQQSSARRLKHWLILLSRILFISFLVLAFAQPIINATSSSKGNQGSNVQVYVDNSYSMQNELEQQSLLAHVSGLAQQVPNSYSASTTYRLFTNEFSGNDWQYNTRDSYFDKLTELDYNGQSRTFADVARRILSSNSKNNAHAQDVFVFSDFQKSYWNSMLPASLDSTIQWHLVPIQSAEVLNIAIDSIWLETPFIQAGKPNKLHMRIKAYGKGKRETVCKLFINDIQISTTGIEITGGQELNTSFDFTLDKNSSYKGVIRFDDSPISFDNAFYFTLNSAQEINITNLHQSGGTYLSKLYSNEQLFQLQSYSYSTIDYSKLNQSDLVVLEEYSSSNKAIVQNLKQVLAKGGNVALFPPLNEDKASWEAFLKELSISVKPTALKDSVGKQAWYLKFPDTDQPFFKDVFTDKRKHLVEMPFSVPLFETVSPGTVLLRYQQGTPFLTQIQAGKGNVFVFSGCLTDKMSSFQRHSIFVPIMYTIAFDALPSSNQLYYRTTDQQITVKSNVSGLNQVHVVKDSINWLPIQNIRDGEIVLDLPDEIKTSGFYDIKNTDSTLAVLAINYGRGESDCNALTTEALQEFAAGKQYIHILDAVNQKDFSDALKSLRDGKPLWKYCVILALLFLLVEVLLLRFLK; encoded by the coding sequence ATGACCTTTCTGAATCCTTTCTTTTTATTTGGCCTGCTAGCTATTGCAATCCCCATCGCTTTGCACTTATTTGATTTGCAGAGACCTAAAAAGATGATTTTTACCAATGTTGCCTTTTTGCGGGAAATCATCCAGCAGCAATCATCTGCCCGCAGACTTAAACACTGGCTCATTTTACTTTCACGTATCTTATTTATTTCATTTTTGGTGTTGGCTTTTGCGCAGCCCATAATCAATGCAACATCAAGTTCAAAAGGAAATCAGGGATCAAATGTACAGGTGTATGTAGATAATTCTTACAGCATGCAGAATGAACTGGAACAGCAGTCTTTGCTGGCGCATGTTTCCGGATTGGCACAACAGGTTCCGAATTCATACAGCGCATCCACCACATACCGGTTATTTACCAATGAATTCTCTGGAAATGACTGGCAATACAATACCCGCGACAGTTATTTTGATAAACTGACGGAGCTGGATTATAACGGACAATCCAGAACATTTGCTGACGTTGCACGCCGCATCCTTTCCTCCAATTCAAAAAATAATGCACACGCACAGGATGTCTTTGTGTTTTCAGATTTTCAAAAAAGCTATTGGAATTCTATGCTTCCCGCTTCATTGGATTCAACCATTCAGTGGCATCTGGTGCCCATTCAAAGTGCAGAAGTACTAAATATTGCCATCGATTCTATCTGGCTGGAAACACCTTTTATTCAGGCTGGAAAACCCAACAAATTACACATGCGCATTAAAGCATACGGCAAAGGCAAACGTGAAACCGTATGCAAGTTATTTATTAACGATATTCAGATCAGCACCACGGGCATTGAAATAACAGGTGGTCAGGAATTAAATACGTCTTTTGATTTTACACTCGATAAAAATTCCAGCTACAAAGGCGTAATCCGTTTTGATGATTCGCCTATCAGCTTTGATAACGCATTTTACTTTACGCTGAACAGCGCACAGGAAATCAATATAACAAACCTGCATCAATCAGGCGGCACATATCTTTCAAAACTATACAGCAATGAGCAGCTGTTTCAATTGCAGTCGTATTCGTATTCTACCATTGATTATTCAAAATTAAATCAATCCGATCTGGTTGTTCTGGAAGAGTACTCCAGTTCAAATAAAGCTATTGTTCAAAATCTGAAACAGGTACTGGCAAAAGGGGGGAATGTTGCGTTATTCCCGCCGCTGAATGAAGACAAAGCTTCATGGGAAGCTTTTCTAAAGGAATTGTCTATTTCAGTAAAACCTACAGCATTAAAGGACTCTGTTGGTAAACAGGCATGGTATCTGAAATTTCCGGATACAGACCAGCCATTCTTCAAAGATGTATTTACGGATAAACGCAAACATCTGGTTGAAATGCCATTCAGTGTTCCGCTGTTTGAAACGGTTTCGCCTGGAACCGTATTGTTACGTTATCAGCAGGGGACTCCTTTTTTAACACAGATTCAGGCGGGTAAAGGAAATGTATTTGTATTCAGCGGTTGTTTAACTGATAAAATGTCGTCTTTTCAGCGCCATTCTATTTTTGTTCCCATCATGTATACCATTGCATTTGATGCCTTACCCAGCTCAAATCAATTGTATTACCGTACAACAGACCAGCAGATAACGGTGAAGTCTAATGTTTCCGGCCTGAATCAGGTTCATGTTGTGAAAGATTCCATCAACTGGCTGCCGATCCAGAATATACGGGATGGAGAGATTGTACTGGACTTGCCGGATGAAATTAAAACCTCAGGGTTTTATGATATTAAAAATACCGATAGTACGTTGGCCGTGCTGGCTATCAATTATGGCCGGGGAGAGTCTGATTGCAATGCGCTTACTACGGAGGCCTTGCAGGAATTTGCTGCAGGCAAGCAATACATTCATATCTTAGATGCTGTAAATCAGAAAGATTTTTCTGATGCACTAAAAAGCTTGCGCGATGGCAAGCCACTATGGAAATATTGCGTTATTTTAGCATTGCTTTTCTTACTGGTTGAGGTTTTATTATTGAGATTTCTGAAATAA
- a CDS encoding glycosyltransferase — protein MRFYSIIIPVYNRPEEIKELLESLTLQTYRNFEVVIVEDGSAQSAELIVKSFQDRLTIQYFYKENTGQGLSRNYAYARAKGDYFIVFDSDCLIPPQYLQAVENRLNTNYLDAFGGPDRADVSFTPVQKAISYSMTSLFTTGGIRGNKKGVGVFHPRSFNMGISREVWERTQGYIITRMGEDIEFSIRIMSYGFTVGLIEEAYVFHKRRTNFKQFFKQVHFFGRARINIFRFVPSELKLTHFFPMCFVLFSSISVLLGILNVPIGALLCFLLYCYTGAIFIDASLKNSSIKIGLLSVAAAYTQLWGYGIGFMKEGITELFSPTRKKLKELLIRKKEDAAAHNAMH, from the coding sequence ATGAGATTTTATTCCATCATAATACCGGTTTACAACAGACCGGAAGAAATAAAGGAATTACTGGAGAGCCTGACTCTTCAGACCTACAGGAATTTTGAAGTAGTTATTGTTGAAGATGGTTCAGCACAGTCTGCTGAACTCATTGTGAAATCTTTTCAGGACAGGCTTACCATTCAATATTTTTATAAAGAAAATACCGGGCAGGGTTTATCCCGCAATTACGCGTATGCACGCGCGAAAGGCGATTACTTTATTGTTTTTGATAGTGATTGTTTAATTCCGCCGCAATATCTTCAGGCGGTTGAAAATCGTTTGAATACAAATTACCTGGATGCGTTTGGCGGTCCGGATCGTGCCGACGTTTCTTTTACTCCGGTTCAAAAAGCCATTAGTTATTCCATGACTTCGCTGTTCACAACAGGCGGTATTCGTGGGAATAAAAAAGGCGTTGGGGTGTTTCACCCGCGCAGCTTTAACATGGGCATTTCCAGAGAAGTCTGGGAGCGTACGCAAGGTTATATCATTACCCGCATGGGCGAAGATATAGAATTCAGTATCCGCATCATGAGTTATGGCTTCACCGTCGGCTTGATCGAAGAAGCATATGTATTCCATAAACGCCGCACAAATTTCAAGCAATTCTTTAAACAGGTTCATTTTTTTGGCAGAGCCCGTATCAATATATTCCGCTTTGTTCCTTCGGAATTAAAACTGACACATTTCTTTCCCATGTGTTTTGTGTTGTTCTCTTCCATATCTGTATTGCTGGGAATTCTGAATGTACCTATCGGAGCGCTGTTGTGCTTCTTGTTGTATTGCTATACCGGCGCAATCTTTATTGATGCTTCCTTAAAAAACAGCAGTATTAAAATCGGGCTGTTAAGCGTAGCTGCGGCATATACACAGTTATGGGGGTATGGCATTGGTTTTATGAAAGAGGGGATCACAGAACTTTTTTCTCCAACCCGCAAAAAGCTCAAAGAACTGCTGATCCGGAAAAAAGAAGATGCTGCTGCGCACAACGCGATGCATTGA
- the pnp gene encoding polyribonucleotide nucleotidyltransferase: MSYPGLTIINKTITLPDGREIQIETGKLAKQADGSAVVKLGNAMILATVVSAKEAKPGVDFMPLSVDYQEKFASNGKIPGGFLKRESRLSDYEILISRLVDRAMRPLFPEDFHADTQVAITLISADADVLPDALACLAAQAAMSVSDIPFNGPVSEVRVISLNGEFIINPKPAQIEKAELELIVAASYDNVIMVEGEMSEVSEELMLNAIKVAHDAIRTQCIVLKELESAAGKTEKRTYSHEVNDWDLKKKINDAVYQQVYEVAKLGNANKNTRAEGFKAVKKAYIESLPADHTEDLTLIGKYYHDVEKDAVRNLILDERKRLDGRSLEQIRPIWSEVGYLPSAHGSAIFTRGETQSLTTVTFGTRLDEQMIDSAMFSGNNKLMLHYNFPGFSTGEVKPNRGPGRREVGHGNLAYRAIKKVMPPEIENPYTIRIVSDILESNGSSSMATVCAGTLALMDAGIKIKAPVSGIAMGLITDTKTGRWAVLSDILGDEDHLGDMDFKVTGTEKGITACQMDIKVDGLSYDILSQALQQANRGRLHILSEMKKTLATPREDLKPHAPRMIMIQIPKELIGAVIGPGGKIIQEIQKTSGATVNIEEKDNAGWVSIFSKDKTALDSALSQIKGIVTLPEVGEVYEGKVKSITAFGAFVEFLPGKDGLLHISEIKWERLDTMEGVLEVGETVKVKLVEVDKKTGKYRLSRKVLIPKPEQQATSNS, encoded by the coding sequence ATGTCTTACCCTGGATTAACAATCATAAATAAAACCATAACCTTACCTGACGGTAGAGAAATTCAAATTGAAACGGGCAAGCTTGCAAAACAGGCAGACGGTTCAGCAGTTGTTAAATTAGGAAACGCAATGATTTTAGCAACGGTTGTTTCTGCTAAAGAAGCTAAACCAGGTGTTGACTTCATGCCTTTGTCTGTAGATTACCAAGAGAAATTTGCTTCTAACGGAAAAATCCCCGGTGGTTTTTTGAAAAGAGAAAGCAGATTATCCGATTATGAAATATTGATTTCCCGCTTAGTGGATCGCGCTATGAGACCTTTATTCCCGGAGGATTTTCATGCAGATACACAGGTTGCTATAACATTGATCTCTGCTGATGCAGATGTTTTGCCGGATGCATTGGCATGCCTTGCTGCACAAGCAGCCATGTCTGTTTCGGATATTCCATTCAATGGTCCGGTTTCTGAAGTTCGTGTAATTTCATTAAACGGAGAATTCATTATCAACCCGAAGCCTGCTCAGATAGAAAAGGCTGAATTGGAACTTATCGTTGCGGCTTCTTATGATAACGTTATCATGGTAGAAGGTGAAATGAGCGAAGTATCTGAAGAGCTAATGCTGAATGCTATTAAGGTAGCACACGATGCAATCCGTACTCAGTGTATCGTATTAAAAGAACTGGAATCTGCTGCAGGTAAAACTGAAAAACGTACTTATAGTCATGAAGTTAATGACTGGGATTTAAAGAAAAAAATTAATGATGCTGTATATCAGCAAGTGTATGAGGTTGCTAAGTTAGGCAATGCAAATAAAAATACACGTGCTGAAGGATTTAAAGCAGTTAAAAAAGCTTATATCGAATCACTTCCGGCAGATCATACAGAAGATTTAACCTTAATTGGTAAATACTACCACGATGTTGAAAAAGATGCTGTCAGAAATCTTATTTTAGATGAACGTAAGCGTTTAGATGGAAGAAGCTTAGAGCAGATCCGTCCGATCTGGTCTGAAGTTGGTTATTTACCATCTGCACACGGTTCTGCAATCTTTACACGTGGTGAAACACAATCATTAACTACTGTTACATTCGGTACCAGACTGGATGAACAAATGATTGACAGCGCTATGTTCTCAGGTAACAACAAATTGATGTTGCACTATAACTTCCCGGGTTTCTCAACCGGTGAAGTGAAACCAAACAGAGGTCCAGGCCGTCGTGAGGTAGGACATGGTAACCTTGCTTACCGTGCCATTAAAAAAGTAATGCCGCCGGAAATTGAAAATCCATATACGATCCGTATCGTTTCTGATATTCTTGAATCAAATGGTTCGTCTTCTATGGCAACTGTTTGTGCAGGTACATTAGCATTAATGGATGCGGGTATTAAAATCAAAGCACCTGTTTCAGGTATTGCAATGGGTTTAATTACCGACACTAAAACAGGTCGTTGGGCAGTATTATCTGATATCTTAGGCGATGAAGATCACTTGGGTGACATGGATTTTAAAGTTACAGGTACTGAAAAAGGTATTACGGCTTGCCAGATGGATATCAAAGTAGATGGTTTATCATACGATATTTTATCTCAAGCATTACAGCAGGCAAATAGAGGCAGATTGCACATCCTCAGCGAGATGAAGAAGACACTCGCTACACCTCGTGAAGATTTAAAACCACATGCGCCACGTATGATCATGATTCAGATTCCAAAAGAACTGATCGGTGCGGTAATCGGGCCAGGCGGTAAAATTATTCAGGAAATTCAGAAGACTTCCGGAGCTACAGTTAACATAGAAGAAAAAGACAACGCGGGTTGGGTTAGTATCTTCTCTAAAGACAAGACAGCTTTGGACAGCGCTTTATCACAAATAAAAGGAATTGTAACATTACCTGAAGTAGGTGAAGTATACGAAGGCAAAGTGAAATCAATCACAGCATTTGGTGCATTCGTTGAGTTCTTGCCAGGAAAAGACGGTTTGTTACACATCTCTGAAATTAAGTGGGAGCGTTTGGATACAATGGAAGGTGTTTTAGAAGTTGGTGAAACGGTTAAAGTAAAATTGGTTGAAGTAGACAAAAAAACAGGTAAGTATCGTTTATCCCGGAAGGTATTGATACCAAAACCTGAGCAGCAGGCTACATCCAATTCATAA
- the rpsO gene encoding 30S ribosomal protein S15 translates to MYLTSEIKKEIFKTNGTAKSATDTGSPESQIALFSHRIAHLTEHLKVNKKDYSTQLGLMKLVGKRRRLLNYLQKTEISRYRAIIAQLNLRK, encoded by the coding sequence ATGTATCTTACAAGCGAAATCAAAAAAGAAATCTTCAAGACAAACGGAACAGCCAAAAGTGCAACAGATACAGGTTCTCCAGAGTCACAAATTGCTTTATTCTCTCACCGCATCGCGCATTTAACGGAGCATTTGAAAGTTAACAAAAAAGACTATTCAACGCAGTTAGGTCTGATGAAATTGGTTGGTAAAAGAAGAAGATTGTTAAATTATCTTCAGAAAACTGAAATTTCTCGTTATAGAGCAATTATTGCTCAATTGAATTTGAGAAAATAA
- a CDS encoding LptF/LptG family permease, translating to MKIIKRLDLLVLKAFFGPFILTVFVVTFIFLMQTILKYIDELVGKGLSYLDYAELMMYFSMNILPVALPLAILLSSLMTFGNLGQFNELTAIKSSGISLIRVMVPIAIWVLGCTVGLYFFNNYVVPKANLKAFSLLYDLRQKKPSLDLKPGVFYNGIPGYSIKIVQKFDNDSSIKGVIIYDHTQSRGNTDVIIADSGSMYLFNQSQYLALELFRGNSYNEFKGEGGMSYINPEEFVRNSFDKTKIVFNLSSFDLKKTKEELFMGSRQMKGVDELDHHIDSIQRMFVSVNKNSSGMLQPFYYYTTVNPLDSTKNKAVEHDSIKLSKKALLAESPGKEVAQRAANQARSIKSYLQGNVERDERFIKEIHEFEVTKYQKFTQAVACFVLFLIGAPLGAIIKKGGLGIPVLICIIFFIFYYVFSITGEKWTKEGVYPADFAMWFGNGILFCVGLFFMRQAKNDSRILETDFYLIFFDRIKKLLPKKK from the coding sequence ATGAAAATTATTAAGCGTTTAGATTTACTTGTATTAAAAGCCTTCTTCGGACCGTTTATATTGACTGTTTTTGTGGTTACGTTCATTTTTTTAATGCAAACCATTTTAAAGTATATTGATGAACTGGTTGGTAAAGGCTTGAGTTATTTGGACTATGCTGAATTGATGATGTATTTCAGCATGAACATTCTGCCTGTTGCGTTGCCGCTTGCCATCTTATTATCTTCTTTAATGACCTTTGGAAACCTGGGGCAGTTTAATGAGCTGACAGCGATAAAATCTTCCGGTATCTCACTGATCCGCGTTATGGTACCGATTGCGATCTGGGTATTGGGCTGCACGGTTGGCTTATACTTTTTTAATAATTATGTAGTACCTAAGGCGAACTTAAAAGCATTCAGTCTGCTGTACGATCTACGGCAAAAGAAACCTTCCCTGGATCTGAAGCCGGGAGTATTTTATAACGGGATACCGGGTTACAGCATAAAGATTGTTCAGAAATTTGATAATGATTCTTCTATTAAAGGAGTAATTATATACGATCATACACAGAGCCGCGGCAATACCGATGTGATTATTGCCGATTCAGGTTCTATGTATCTTTTTAATCAAAGCCAGTATCTGGCACTCGAACTTTTCAGAGGGAACAGCTACAACGAATTTAAAGGAGAAGGAGGGATGAGTTATATTAACCCCGAAGAGTTTGTGCGAAACTCCTTTGACAAAACAAAGATTGTGTTTAACCTGTCTTCTTTTGATTTGAAAAAAACGAAAGAAGAATTATTTATGGGAAGCAGGCAAATGAAAGGAGTAGATGAACTGGATCACCATATTGATTCAATTCAGAGAATGTTTGTGTCTGTGAATAAAAATTCAAGCGGCATGCTGCAGCCGTTCTATTATTATACAACGGTAAATCCATTGGATTCTACTAAAAATAAGGCTGTTGAGCATGATTCTATAAAGCTTTCAAAGAAAGCGCTTCTGGCTGAAAGTCCGGGTAAGGAAGTGGCGCAGCGGGCGGCTAATCAGGCACGTTCTATAAAATCATACCTGCAGGGAAATGTAGAACGTGATGAACGGTTCATAAAAGAGATTCATGAATTTGAAGTGACCAAATACCAGAAATTTACCCAGGCGGTTGCCTGTTTTGTATTGTTCTTAATCGGTGCACCATTAGGTGCTATTATCAAAAAAGGTGGCTTGGGTATTCCGGTGCTTATTTGTATTATATTTTTCATTTTTTATTATGTATTCAGCATTACAGGTGAAAAATGGACAAAAGAAGGGGTTTATCCGGCTGATTTCGCCATGTGGTTTGGAAACGGCATTCTATTTTGCGTTGGATTATTTTTTATGAGACAGGCAAAAAATGACTCCAGGATACTTGAAACGGACTTTTATCTCATTTTCTTTGATCGCATTAAGAAACTATTGCCAAAGAAGAAATAA
- a CDS encoding glycosyltransferase family 2 protein — translation MSNFPKDISVVIPLFNEEESLPELELWLREVMLKNNFRYELIFVDDGSTDNSWDVLMNLAAQNSNIHAIRFNRNYGKSAGLNVGFKAAKGEVVITMDADLQDSPDEIPALYKMIIEEKYHLVSGWKKKRFDPISKTIPTKLYNAAARAMSGIKLNDFNCGLKAYHNRVIKSIDVYGEMHRYIPVIAKWNGYNKIGEKVVEHRARKYGVTKFGLERFIYGPLDLLSISFVSKYKKRPMHFFGSMGILSFLVGLGSTIYLISDKLYHIYISKSGIHRDVVNNTWFYLALVAIIIGVQLFLSGFIGEMMIQQSDKKNDYLVSEEIGA, via the coding sequence ATGAGTAATTTCCCCAAAGATATATCTGTTGTTATCCCGTTGTTTAACGAAGAAGAGTCGTTGCCTGAACTGGAATTATGGCTGAGAGAAGTTATGCTGAAAAATAATTTCAGATACGAACTGATTTTTGTAGATGATGGCAGCACAGATAATTCCTGGGATGTATTGATGAACCTGGCCGCACAGAATTCAAACATTCATGCGATCCGTTTTAACCGAAACTATGGTAAATCTGCCGGGTTGAATGTTGGCTTTAAAGCAGCTAAAGGCGAAGTGGTTATTACCATGGATGCAGATTTACAGGACAGTCCGGATGAGATTCCTGCTCTATATAAAATGATTATTGAAGAGAAATATCATTTGGTATCCGGCTGGAAAAAGAAACGGTTCGACCCGATTTCAAAGACAATTCCTACAAAATTATACAATGCTGCAGCACGTGCCATGTCTGGTATTAAGCTAAATGATTTTAACTGCGGACTGAAAGCATACCATAACCGTGTCATTAAATCGATTGATGTATATGGTGAGATGCATCGCTATATACCTGTAATTGCTAAATGGAACGGTTATAATAAAATTGGTGAAAAAGTTGTAGAACACAGAGCACGTAAATACGGTGTTACTAAGTTTGGTTTGGAGCGTTTCATTTATGGTCCCCTTGATCTGTTGTCCATTTCTTTTGTAAGTAAATACAAAAAAAGACCGATGCATTTCTTTGGCAGCATGGGTATTTTATCATTCCTTGTAGGCTTAGGTAGTACCATCTATTTGATTTCAGATAAACTGTATCATATTTACATATCAAAAAGCGGTATACACAGAGATGTTGTGAACAACACATGGTTCTATCTGGCATTAGTTGCAATCATTATCGGGGTACAATTATTTTTATCCGGTTTTATCGGGGAAATGATGATTCAGCAATCCGATAAAAAGAATGATTATCTGGTATCCGAAGAAATTGGTGCATGA